CACCCTGCTCACTGCAAGTGCAACTTACTCCCCGGTTCTCTGCAATGGAGGAAATACAGGTAGCGCAACGGTGACCGCTTCCGGTGGAATTACATCTTATACTTACAACTGGTCGCCATCCGGAGGAACAAATTCAACTGCCGCTAATTTAACTGCGGGAAGTTATACCTGCACGGTCACTGATGCGAACGGATGTATTACTACTGCTTCTACTACAGTTACACAGCCAACCGCACTCACTGCAACCGCAACAATGACTCCTGTTCTCTGCAATGGTGGAAATACTGGTAGTGCGGCTGTAACTGCATCAGGCGCAACTCCTGGTTACACTTATTCCTGGTCGCCTTCTGGTGGTACAGGAACAACGGAGCCGAATTTATCAGCAGGTTCTTACACCTGCACCGTTACTGATGCGAATGGTTGTATCACCACAGCATCAACAACGGTCACTCAACCAACTGCAATTTCGCTCACCACTTCTTTTGTTCAATCTACCTGCGGAAATCCGAATGGATCTGCATCTGTTGTTGCAACAGGAGGAACCGGTGCCTATACTTATTCATGGACTCCATCGGGAGGAACTTCTGCAAACGCAACAGGATTGTTGGCCGGCAGCTACACGATAACTGTTACTGATGCCAATGGTTGTGTTGCAACACAAACCGTGAATGTGCCCAATGCGGGCTCGCCTACAGCAACGATCACCGCATCGACTAACGTAAGTTGCTTCGGTGGAAATAACGGAAGTGCAACTGTGACCGGAACAGGCGGAACAACTCCTTATACTTATTCATGGTCGCCTTCCGGTGGAACGGGATCTACAGGTGTAAATCTTATAGCCGGAACTTACACGGCAACAGTTACTGATGCGAATGGTTGTACTTCTATAGCTACAGTAACAATTACACAACCCACCCTGCTCACTGCAAGTGCAACTTACTCCCCGGTTCTCTGCAATGGAGGAAATACAGGTAGCGCAACGGTGACCGCTTCCGGTGGAATTACATCTTATACTTACAACTGGTCGCCATCCGGAGGAACAAATTCAACTGCCTTCTACTACAGTAACCGAACCGACACAGCTTGTGACAAGTGCGTCCCAGGCAGATGAATTGTGTTTCGGAGGAAATAACGCGACAGCAACTGTAACACCTTCGGGAGCAACAGGGCCTTATACTTATTCCTGGTCGCCTTCAGGACAGACAGGATCGACAGCTACTGCACTTACCTCACAAGGTTATACCTGCACGATCACCGATGCCAACGGTTGTGCTATAACACAAACATTCAATATCACCCAACCTACACTGGTTACAGTTACAACCGCGCAAGTTTCATCCACTTGCGGAAATCCAAACGGAACTGCAACGGCAACACCTTCGGGCGGAACCGGAACCTATAATTACTTGTGGTCACCAGGCGGACAAACCACATCAACGATCTCCGCACAGATGGCAGGCACCTATTCTGTAACGGTGACAGATGCAAACGGATGTTCTGCAAATGGAACTATCACCATCACCAACATGGGATCTCCATCTGCTTCTATTACTTCTGCAACAAATATTCTTTGTAACGGTGCGAATACAGGTGCTGCAACAGTTACAGTTGTCGGTGGAACAGGAACGATCACTTATTCATGGACACCGTCTGGCGGAACGAATACAACCGCAAACGGAATTCCAGCAGGAACATATACTGTGACAGTAACCGATTCGAACGGTTGCCAGGACACTGCACAAGTTACATTGACACAACCTCCATTGCTTACTGCTTCTGCATCGTTCTCACCGGTTCTATGCAACGGTGGAAATACCGGAAGTGCAAACGTGATCGCAAATGGTGGAATGCCAGCTTACAGTTATTCCTGGTCACCAACGGGGGGAACTGCTTCAACGGCGAACGGATTGACCGCTCAGAGTTATACCTGCACAGTAACGGATGCGAATGGTTGCACAACAACTGCATCAACGACTGTAACTGAACCGACACAACTGGTAACAACATCCTCACAGGTCGATGAACTCTGCTTCGGTGGAAATACAGGATCTGCCACTGTCAGTCCTTCAGGAGGAACCGGGGCTTATACTTATTCCTGGTCACCATCCGGCGGATCCGGCGCTTCCGCAACCACGCTCACATCGCAGGGTTATACCTGTACAATCACGGATGCCAATGGTTGTTCTATAACACAACCCTTCATCATTACTCAGCCAACTCAACTTGTTGTTTCCGCAACCGGTGTCGATGCACACTGCAATCAATCTGACGGATCTGCAACCGCAACCACTGTTGGAGGAACAGGCGCATCAACATTCGCATGGACCCCGGCAGGAACAGGTTCTACCATTTCAAATATTCCTTCCGGTACTTATTCTGTGACTGCTACAGATGTGAATGGTTGCACATCATCAACCACCGTTACCATCAACAATCTGAATGGTGTGAATGCTTCTCTCGGACCTGTCTCTAACGTTTCATGCAATGGCGGATCGAACGGATCTGCGAGCATAACTGCGACCGGCGGAAATCCTGCATACACTTATTCATGGACACCAAACGTGAGTGCATCAAATACACTTACTGGCGTTACAGCAGGGAATTATTCTGTGACGGTAACA
The Bacteroidota bacterium genome window above contains:
- a CDS encoding SprB repeat-containing protein, with protein sequence TLLTASATYSPVLCNGGNTGSATVTASGGITSYTYNWSPSGGTNSTAANLTAGSYTCTVTDANGCITTASTTVTQPTALTATATMTPVLCNGGNTGSAAVTASGATPGYTYSWSPSGGTGTTEPNLSAGSYTCTVTDANGCITTASTTVTQPTAISLTTSFVQSTCGNPNGSASVVATGGTGAYTYSWTPSGGTSANATGLLAGSYTITVTDANGCVATQTVNVPNAGSPTATITASTNVSCFGGNNGSATVTGTGGTTPYTYSWSPSGGTGSTGVNLIAGTYTATVTDANGCTSIATVTITQPTLLTASATYSPVLCNGGNTGSATVTASGGITSYTYNWSPSGGTNSTAFYYSNRTDTACDKCVPGR
- a CDS encoding PKD domain-containing protein, which encodes MTSASQADELCFGGNNATATVTPSGATGPYTYSWSPSGQTGSTATALTSQGYTCTITDANGCAITQTFNITQPTLVTVTTAQVSSTCGNPNGTATATPSGGTGTYNYLWSPGGQTTSTISAQMAGTYSVTVTDANGCSANGTITITNMGSPSASITSATNILCNGANTGAATVTVVGGTGTITYSWTPSGGTNTTANGIPAGTYTVTVTDSNGCQDTAQVTLTQPPLLTASASFSPVLCNGGNTGSANVIANGGMPAYSYSWSPTGGTASTANGLTAQSYTCTVTDANGCTTTASTTVTEPTQLVTTSSQVDELCFGGNTGSATVSPSGGTGAYTYSWSPSGGSGASATTLTSQGYTCTITDANGCSITQPFIITQPTQLVVSATGVDAHCNQSDGSATATTVGGTGASTFAWTPAGTGSTISNIPSGTYSVTATDVNGCTSSTTVTINNLNGVNASLGPVSNVSCNGGSNGSASITATGGNPAYTYSWTPNVSASNTLTGVTAGNYSVTVTDANGCTSNVTLTITEPPALAVIASAAPPAVCAGSQVSLSSTATGGVPAYTTTWNPGSMNGANQNVTPASSVTYTVTVVDVNGCSATDSVNVTVFPMPVATFSANITSGCAPVCVNFSDLSTIGNPGNIAAWTWDFGDGNTSTSQNPSHCYTNPGTYNVTLTVKSADGCQTTITMTSYINVFANPVAAFGMSPQPTTLVNSEIFFTDSSTNALSWLWSFGDLMNSTSTLENPSFTYGDATCYQVLLTATSSQGCVDTVSHVVCIGPDVSIFVPNTFTPNGDNHNETFFPVCIGIDPDHFEMWIYDRWGNMIYYTADLNNGWDGRVQGHPDIAQIDTYVWKINAKDLTGATHNLIGHVNLIK